One stretch of Flavobacterium sp. 9 DNA includes these proteins:
- the pckA gene encoding phosphoenolpyruvate carboxykinase (ATP), with amino-acid sequence MDSHTVFTQSISLNDLGIENAKVRYQLSADELHAITLQSGQGVENSTGALAINTGEFTGRSPQDRFIVKDSITEDQVWWGNVNIPFSTEAFEKLYNKVTKFLSDKEVFVRDSYVCSDANYRLNVRVVTETAWSNLFCYNMFLRPEESELANFTPEWTVICAPSFMADPAVDGTRQSNFAILDFTKKVALIGGTGYTGEMKKGIFSALNFILPVFKNTLPMHCSANVGEAGDTAIFFGLSGTGKTTLSADPERKLIGDDEHGWTAENTVFNFEGGCYAKVINLTEENEPDIFRAIKKGALLENVVFKPGTNEVDYDDVSITQNTRVSYPITHIDNIQPGSIGHNPKNIFFLTADSFGILPPISKLTPGQAAYYFISGYTAKVAGTEAGVTEPQPNFSACFGAPFMPLHPTRYAEMLTKKMEDAGVKVWLINTGWTGGPYGTGSRMKLKYTRAMITAALKGELDTVSFKNHKVFGIAQPESCPNVPNEILDPRNTWADPELYDKKAIELAQKFKANFAKFEEFANAEILAGAPITE; translated from the coding sequence ATGGACAGTCACACAGTTTTCACGCAATCGATTTCGCTAAATGATTTAGGAATTGAAAATGCAAAAGTTCGCTACCAATTATCTGCAGATGAATTGCATGCGATTACTTTGCAATCAGGCCAAGGTGTTGAGAACTCTACTGGAGCTTTGGCAATTAATACAGGTGAATTTACAGGACGTTCTCCACAAGATCGTTTTATTGTAAAAGATAGTATAACTGAAGATCAGGTTTGGTGGGGAAATGTCAATATTCCGTTTTCAACAGAAGCTTTCGAAAAATTATACAATAAGGTAACTAAGTTTTTATCAGACAAAGAAGTTTTTGTACGTGATTCTTATGTTTGTTCAGATGCAAATTATAGATTAAATGTTCGCGTTGTTACAGAAACAGCTTGGTCAAACTTGTTTTGCTATAATATGTTCTTAAGACCAGAAGAGTCTGAACTTGCGAACTTTACGCCAGAATGGACAGTGATTTGTGCGCCAAGTTTTATGGCAGATCCTGCTGTAGACGGAACACGTCAGTCTAATTTTGCGATTCTTGACTTTACTAAAAAAGTGGCACTTATTGGAGGAACTGGTTATACAGGAGAAATGAAAAAAGGAATTTTTTCTGCTTTAAATTTCATTTTGCCGGTTTTCAAAAATACTTTACCAATGCACTGTAGTGCAAATGTTGGAGAAGCTGGAGATACTGCAATTTTCTTTGGATTATCAGGAACAGGAAAAACTACTTTATCAGCAGATCCGGAACGTAAGTTAATTGGAGATGATGAGCACGGTTGGACTGCAGAAAATACAGTTTTCAACTTTGAAGGTGGTTGCTATGCAAAAGTGATTAATTTAACGGAAGAAAACGAACCGGACATTTTCAGAGCGATTAAAAAAGGAGCTCTTTTAGAAAATGTAGTTTTCAAACCGGGAACAAACGAAGTTGATTATGATGATGTTTCAATCACGCAAAATACTCGTGTAAGTTACCCAATAACACATATTGATAATATTCAGCCGGGATCTATTGGACATAATCCTAAAAATATATTTTTCTTAACGGCAGATTCTTTCGGAATTTTGCCTCCAATCTCAAAATTAACTCCTGGACAAGCAGCTTATTATTTTATCTCTGGATATACAGCAAAAGTTGCAGGAACAGAAGCTGGAGTAACAGAACCACAACCTAACTTTTCGGCTTGTTTTGGAGCGCCATTTATGCCGTTGCATCCAACTCGTTACGCAGAAATGCTGACTAAGAAAATGGAAGATGCTGGTGTAAAAGTTTGGTTGATCAACACAGGTTGGACAGGCGGACCTTATGGAACAGGAAGTCGTATGAAGTTGAAATATACTCGTGCAATGATTACTGCAGCATTAAAAGGAGAATTGGATACGGTATCATTTAAAAATCATAAAGTATTTGGAATTGCACAACCAGAAAGTTGTCCAAACGTTCCAAATGAAATTCTAGATCCAAGAAATACTTGGGCAGATCCAGAATTGTACGATAAAAAAGCAATAGAATTGGCTCAAAAATTCAAAGCTAATTTTGCCAAATTTGAAGAATTTGCAAATGCCGAAATCTTGGCAGGCGCACCGATTACAGAATAA
- a CDS encoding DUF4407 domain-containing protein, giving the protein MLKQFFILCSGADRDLLEGCSEGEQTKYVGIGATVFFTAVMAFLASAYALFTVFDSIYPALIFGFVWSLLIFNLDRFIVSTIKKRDRFMDEFLQATPRIMLAIIIAIVISKPLEIKIFEKEINTVLLKEKNEMELANKKQVGNYFKSDLDKNKAEIAGLKADILKKEKEVNALYSTYITEAEGTTGTKKLGKGPVYKEKREKHDATLKEFETLKATNEAKIAEKEKIGKQLQADLDKKVTQTQPIIEGFDGLMARINALDKLPWLPSFFIMLLFLAIETSPIIAKLLSPKGEFDFKQEEAETAMKATLAQNKYQRDLLIKTSAEMHDKVYADIAEDKSLYDLQRKNAKELLELQSNSFVEKQKATL; this is encoded by the coding sequence ATGTTAAAACAATTTTTTATCCTATGTTCCGGGGCAGATCGAGACTTACTCGAAGGTTGCTCAGAAGGCGAACAAACCAAATATGTTGGTATTGGCGCCACCGTTTTCTTTACCGCAGTTATGGCTTTCCTTGCCAGTGCTTATGCGCTTTTTACTGTTTTTGATTCGATTTATCCAGCTTTAATTTTTGGATTTGTGTGGAGTTTACTTATTTTTAATCTGGATCGATTTATCGTTTCTACGATTAAAAAAAGAGATCGTTTTATGGATGAATTTCTACAAGCGACACCTCGAATTATGTTGGCGATTATTATTGCAATCGTAATTTCGAAGCCATTAGAAATTAAAATTTTCGAAAAAGAAATTAATACCGTTTTGTTGAAAGAGAAAAACGAAATGGAACTGGCAAACAAGAAACAAGTTGGTAATTATTTCAAATCAGATTTAGATAAAAACAAAGCCGAAATTGCAGGTTTAAAAGCTGATATTCTGAAAAAAGAAAAAGAAGTAAACGCACTTTATTCTACTTATATTACAGAAGCCGAAGGAACGACAGGAACTAAAAAACTAGGAAAAGGCCCAGTTTATAAAGAGAAACGCGAAAAGCACGATGCAACTTTAAAAGAATTTGAAACTTTAAAAGCGACCAACGAAGCTAAAATTGCTGAGAAAGAAAAAATCGGAAAACAATTGCAAGCCGATTTAGACAAAAAAGTAACGCAAACGCAACCAATTATAGAAGGTTTTGACGGATTAATGGCGCGTATAAATGCATTGGATAAATTGCCGTGGTTACCTTCGTTTTTTATAATGTTATTGTTTCTTGCGATTGAAACTTCTCCAATTATAGCAAAATTATTATCGCCAAAAGGAGAATTCGATTTTAAACAAGAAGAAGCCGAAACAGCGATGAAAGCTACTTTGGCACAAAATAAATACCAACGTGATTTGTTAATCAAAACCAGTGCTGAAATGCATGATAAAGTTTATGCAGATATTGCCGAAGATAAAAGTCTATACGATCTGCAACGTAAAAATGCAAAAGAGTTATTGGAATTACAATCCAATAGTTTTGTAGAAAAGCAAAAAGCGACTCTTTAA
- a CDS encoding M56 family metallopeptidase, with protein MINYLLKSGILLLVFYALYKLWLENEKMFRFNRAYLLGSLVFSLIIPLQLFSFELPFLAKISMIELDGIVIRTNKVVAEKVNYSEIIMYVLGVVYVIIALILVFRFVLNLFSFYKKMRNNKTQLIHNHKVVLIKEAILPHSFWNAIFINEEEFQNDKIPLELLTHEQAHLQQKHTLDILFIEILQIIFWFNPLMNLYKKAIKLNHEFLADEAVNNQFNSVSDYQNLLLEMVSSKSNIGLASTINYQITKKRFIMMTKEKSPVKSMLKVLSIGVISSLLLFVFSTKTSAQEVLNKITDPEKVHYVSITDVELKPDYPGGMTEFYKFVGQNFKMPAEATKNKINGKAYVQFIIEKDGSLSDIKVLRDAGYGIGAEAIRVLKRSPKWIPGTIKGKPVRVMYSLPISIQAAS; from the coding sequence ATGATAAACTATCTTTTAAAATCAGGAATACTGCTTTTGGTTTTTTATGCATTATATAAATTATGGTTAGAAAACGAAAAAATGTTTCGTTTTAATCGTGCTTATTTACTCGGAAGTTTGGTTTTTAGTTTAATTATTCCGTTGCAATTGTTCTCATTTGAACTTCCTTTTTTAGCAAAAATAAGTATGATTGAATTGGACGGAATCGTAATTAGAACCAATAAAGTTGTTGCAGAAAAAGTCAATTACAGCGAAATCATAATGTATGTTTTAGGTGTAGTTTATGTAATTATTGCACTTATTCTGGTCTTCCGTTTTGTATTGAATTTGTTTTCTTTTTATAAAAAAATGAGAAACAATAAAACTCAGCTTATACACAATCATAAAGTGGTTTTGATAAAAGAGGCGATTTTGCCACATTCTTTCTGGAATGCCATTTTTATTAATGAAGAAGAGTTTCAGAACGATAAAATTCCGCTAGAATTATTAACGCATGAACAAGCACATTTACAGCAAAAACATACTTTGGATATTCTGTTTATCGAGATTTTGCAAATAATATTCTGGTTTAATCCACTTATGAATCTTTATAAAAAAGCCATAAAACTAAATCATGAATTCTTGGCAGATGAAGCAGTAAATAATCAGTTTAATTCAGTTTCGGATTATCAAAATTTGTTGCTTGAAATGGTTTCCAGCAAAAGTAATATTGGGTTAGCGAGTACAATTAATTATCAAATAACTAAAAAACGTTTTATAATGATGACAAAAGAAAAATCTCCGGTTAAAAGTATGCTCAAAGTTTTGAGTATTGGTGTAATTAGTAGCTTATTATTGTTTGTTTTCAGCACGAAAACTTCAGCACAAGAAGTGTTGAACAAAATTACTGATCCAGAAAAAGTACATTATGTTTCAATAACAGATGTCGAATTGAAACCTGATTATCCAGGCGGAATGACAGAGTTCTATAAGTTTGTTGGACAAAATTTTAAGATGCCAGCTGAAGCTACAAAGAACAAAATTAATGGAAAAGCTTATGTACAGTTTATAATTGAAAAAGATGGAAGTTTGTCTGATATAAAAGTCTTAAGAGATGCCGGATATGGAATTGGTGCTGAAGCAATTCGTGTTTTGAAACGTTCTCCAAAATGGATACCGGGAACTATAAAAGGAAAACCTGTTAGAGTAATGTACAGTCTGCCAATATCGATTCAGGCGGCATCGTAA
- a CDS encoding phytase — protein sequence MKNKFILTFLLSSVLFIACKDDKLAPIVANAVKPTVVTEALPHDTDDPSIWIHPTDASKSIIVGTDKDTDGGLYAFDLKGKIVAKSEVLKRPNNVDIAYGLVIDGKKIDIAVTTERESNKIRIFSLPDLKAIDNGGIPVFEGEELRDPMGIALYTRKSDNKIFAIVGRKSGPSGSYLWQYELSGNGKFAAAKVVRKFGAYSGKKEIEAIAVDNELGTVLYCDEQFGIRKYKADPALNDNKEIALFGKTGFKADNEGIAIYKKTDSTGYILVSNQQANTFMVYPREGSKGNPNNYPLLAEIPTSTIECDGADATSINLGGNFKNGLLVAMSNGMTFHYYAWDLIQARIDAKK from the coding sequence ATGAAAAATAAATTTATACTTACTTTTTTACTTTCGAGCGTTTTATTCATCGCTTGTAAAGATGATAAATTAGCACCAATTGTTGCAAATGCTGTAAAACCAACCGTTGTAACCGAAGCTTTACCTCACGATACAGACGATCCTTCGATTTGGATTCACCCAACAGATGCGTCAAAAAGTATTATTGTGGGAACCGATAAAGATACAGATGGTGGTTTGTATGCTTTTGATTTAAAGGGAAAAATCGTTGCAAAATCAGAAGTTTTAAAACGCCCAAACAATGTCGATATCGCTTATGGTTTAGTAATCGACGGAAAAAAAATTGACATTGCCGTAACTACAGAACGTGAATCGAATAAAATAAGAATCTTTAGTTTACCTGATTTAAAAGCAATTGATAATGGCGGGATTCCTGTTTTTGAAGGCGAAGAATTACGCGACCCAATGGGAATTGCTTTGTATACCAGAAAAAGCGATAATAAAATATTTGCAATTGTAGGCAGAAAATCCGGACCATCTGGAAGTTATTTATGGCAATATGAACTTTCTGGAAATGGTAAATTTGCTGCTGCAAAAGTGGTTCGTAAATTTGGCGCTTATAGCGGAAAAAAAGAAATCGAAGCCATTGCAGTTGATAATGAATTAGGAACTGTTTTATATTGCGACGAACAATTCGGGATTAGAAAATATAAAGCTGATCCTGCTTTAAATGATAATAAAGAAATCGCTCTTTTTGGAAAAACAGGTTTCAAAGCTGATAATGAAGGAATCGCGATTTACAAAAAAACAGATTCTACCGGATATATTTTAGTTTCAAATCAACAAGCCAATACTTTTATGGTTTATCCAAGAGAAGGTTCAAAAGGCAATCCAAACAATTATCCTTTATTGGCAGAAATTCCAACATCGACTATTGAATGTGACGGTGCTGATGCAACCAGCATAAACTTAGGTGGAAATTTTAAAAATGGTCTTCTTGTAGCCATGAGCAACGGAATGACTTTTCATTATTATGCTTGGGATTTGATTCAAGCTCGTATCGACGCTAAAAAATAG
- a CDS encoding saccharopine dehydrogenase family protein, with protein sequence MRSILIIGAGRSASSLIRYLLSKSESENLHLIVADLSLALAEKKTQKHPNATPIALDIFNAPERKAAIEKASIVISMLPAHLHIEIAKDCLEFKKHLVTASYISDAMQALDEEAKKNNLIFMNEIGLDPGIDHMSAMKVIDEIRAKGGKMLLFESFCGGLVAPESDNNLWNYKFTWAPRNVVLAGQGGAAKFIQEGTYKYIPYGALFRRTEFLEVEDYGKFEAYSNRDSLKYRSIYGLDDILTLYRGTIRRVGYSKAWNMFVQLGMTDDSYIMEGSENMSYREFVNSFLPYHPTDSVEIKMRLILKIDQDDIMWDKLLELDLFNPEKKVNLPNATPAQILEKILSDSWTLEPNDKDMIVMYHKFGYELNGEKKQIDSKMVCIGDDQTYTAMAKTVGLPVAMATLLILNKKITTPGVQLPIKEEVYQPILKELEEYGVVFNEQIMPYFGYNPDLF encoded by the coding sequence ATGAGAAGCATTTTAATTATTGGAGCAGGCAGATCTGCATCGTCATTGATACGATATTTGTTATCTAAATCTGAAAGTGAAAATCTACATCTTATAGTAGCCGATCTTTCTTTGGCTCTAGCCGAAAAAAAGACGCAGAAGCATCCCAATGCAACTCCAATAGCTTTAGATATTTTTAATGCGCCCGAAAGAAAAGCTGCAATAGAAAAAGCTTCAATCGTAATCTCGATGTTACCGGCACATTTGCATATCGAAATTGCCAAAGACTGTTTAGAATTTAAAAAACACCTTGTAACTGCATCTTATATAAGTGATGCAATGCAAGCATTAGATGAAGAAGCCAAGAAAAACAACTTGATTTTCATGAACGAAATTGGTCTCGATCCGGGAATCGACCATATGAGTGCCATGAAAGTTATTGATGAAATTAGAGCAAAAGGTGGCAAAATGTTGCTTTTTGAATCATTTTGTGGTGGTTTAGTCGCACCGGAATCTGATAATAATTTATGGAATTACAAATTTACCTGGGCGCCTAGAAATGTTGTTTTGGCCGGACAAGGCGGTGCAGCAAAATTTATTCAGGAAGGAACTTATAAATATATTCCGTACGGAGCTTTATTTCGTAGAACTGAATTTCTTGAAGTTGAAGATTACGGCAAATTTGAAGCTTATTCTAACCGTGATTCTCTTAAATACAGATCGATTTATGGCTTAGACGATATTCTTACCTTATATAGAGGAACAATTCGAAGAGTTGGTTACTCAAAAGCATGGAATATGTTTGTGCAATTAGGAATGACAGATGATAGTTACATCATGGAAGGTTCAGAAAATATGAGTTACCGCGAATTCGTGAACTCATTCTTACCTTATCATCCAACGGATTCTGTAGAAATTAAAATGAGATTGATTTTAAAAATCGATCAGGACGATATTATGTGGGACAAACTTCTTGAATTGGATTTATTTAATCCTGAGAAAAAAGTGAATCTCCCAAATGCAACTCCGGCTCAGATATTAGAAAAAATACTTTCGGACAGTTGGACGCTTGAACCAAATGATAAAGACATGATTGTAATGTATCATAAGTTTGGTTACGAACTTAATGGCGAGAAAAAGCAAATTGACTCAAAAATGGTTTGCATTGGCGACGATCAAACGTATACAGCAATGGCAAAAACGGTTGGATTACCAGTTGCAATGGCGACATTATTGATTTTGAATAAAAAAATTACAACTCCTGGCGTACAACTTCCTATAAAAGAAGAAGTGTATCAACCAATTTTGAAAGAGTTAGAAGAATATGGGGTTGTTTTTAACGAACAAATTATGCCCTATTTTGGATACAATCCAGATTTGTTCTAA
- a CDS encoding DUF423 domain-containing protein has product MERRIVLTGAFIGMLAIILGAFGAHLLKKYLSVEELNTFEVGVRYQMYHALFLFFLSTRKDIAEKTLKTIYNLVVAGVVLFSGSIYLLATKSISSFDFKIIVFATPLGGFLLIIAWALLFVTILRRKS; this is encoded by the coding sequence ATGGAAAGAAGAATTGTTTTAACAGGAGCTTTTATCGGAATGTTAGCTATTATTTTAGGTGCTTTTGGAGCCCATTTATTAAAGAAGTATTTATCTGTCGAAGAATTAAATACTTTTGAAGTTGGAGTTCGTTACCAAATGTATCATGCTCTTTTTTTATTCTTTTTATCTACAAGAAAAGACATCGCCGAAAAAACCTTAAAAACAATCTATAATTTAGTTGTTGCCGGTGTAGTTCTTTTTAGCGGCTCAATCTATTTATTGGCTACAAAAAGCATCAGTTCATTCGATTTTAAAATTATCGTATTCGCAACTCCTTTGGGCGGTTTCTTATTAATTATTGCTTGGGCGTTATTATTTGTTACGATTTTGAGGAGAAAATCATAA
- a CDS encoding TonB-dependent receptor: MKKIYLVVTFMLLAFSGYAQKAIISGKVLDIDDKLPLPGAMIQIVGENKYTISDYNGRFELLNINAGTYQVQVKYIGYTAVTQEITVEQGKNNVIDFALKTSGTELNEVVVGDILKGQAKALNQQKNSKNIGNVISSDQMGRFPDANVGDALKRVPGITMQNDQGEARNIIIRGLAPSLNSVTLNGDRIPSAEGDNRNVQMDLIPSDMISTIEVNKTLTPDMDADAIGGSVNLVTRATPNGERISATLAGGYMPIREHATYTAGLVYGNRFLDNKLGAVFSGSYNNVDYGSDNIENEWVKDEFGNEYLQASEIRKYDVQRIRRSGSVALDYKFDENNTIFANAIYNWRDDRENRFRTTYDDIEPIYNGEEITGFEGRVKRQTKGGVDNNRNKNRRLEDQRVQNYSIRGEHLINSKLDLDWSANYAKAREYRPEERYIEYRQKGLEMTEDLSDLRFPLITTTGESVDKFKFDSVTENTDETSESEFGAKVNIRFPFTIIPSEKGRLRTGLRLRLKEKERNNSFYSYEPINDDIALLSGVPTSYYDGKNFNPGSKYVPGTFASANFLGSLDLNNAALFDKTADPAEFLAVNYNAKESIYAAYVRWDQDFNDKLSMVLGFRVENTHIDYTGNRVLDEEELESKINTTNAYTNVLPSISFQYNATKDLVLRAAATTALARPNYYALAPYVNNIAADKEISAGNPDLDATYSYNYDFMAENYFKSVGLISGGVFYKRLNDFIYNYSDNQYDSVKFAADFPNQTNPIPVGEKWSFLQSRNGDKVDVYGFEVAFQRQLDFLPGKFLKGFGIYLNYTYTKSKAKGIADEDGNERNNISLPGTTPHMFNGSLSWENKRFSARVSTNFTSDYLDELGSESYKDSYYDKQFFLDANASFKITPKLRLFAEANNLTNQPLRYYQGVEAHTKQAEYYQARYNFGLKLDL, from the coding sequence ATGAAAAAAATTTATTTAGTAGTAACATTCATGCTTTTGGCCTTTTCAGGTTATGCTCAAAAAGCGATAATCTCAGGAAAAGTATTAGACATTGATGACAAACTTCCTTTACCGGGAGCGATGATTCAAATTGTAGGTGAGAACAAATACACAATCTCAGATTATAATGGTCGTTTTGAGTTACTTAACATCAATGCCGGAACTTATCAAGTACAAGTAAAATATATAGGATATACTGCAGTAACTCAAGAAATCACTGTAGAACAAGGAAAAAATAACGTAATTGATTTTGCTCTTAAAACTTCAGGAACAGAGTTGAATGAGGTTGTTGTTGGAGACATATTAAAAGGTCAGGCAAAAGCGTTGAATCAACAAAAAAACAGTAAAAATATTGGAAACGTAATCTCATCTGATCAAATGGGACGTTTTCCGGATGCTAATGTTGGAGACGCTCTAAAACGTGTTCCGGGGATCACGATGCAAAACGATCAGGGTGAAGCTCGTAATATTATTATTAGAGGTCTTGCTCCGTCATTGAACTCGGTAACTTTAAATGGCGACCGAATTCCATCTGCTGAAGGAGATAATAGAAACGTACAAATGGATTTGATTCCGTCTGATATGATTTCTACAATCGAAGTCAACAAAACTTTAACTCCTGATATGGATGCTGATGCGATTGGAGGTTCTGTAAATTTAGTTACCAGAGCGACTCCAAATGGTGAAAGAATCTCTGCAACTCTTGCCGGAGGTTATATGCCAATTCGTGAGCACGCAACTTACACAGCTGGTTTAGTTTACGGAAATCGCTTTCTTGACAATAAGCTTGGTGCGGTTTTCAGCGGATCTTATAATAATGTAGATTACGGATCTGATAACATCGAAAACGAATGGGTAAAAGATGAATTCGGGAACGAATATCTGCAAGCTTCAGAAATTAGAAAATACGATGTACAGCGTATTCGTCGTAGCGGATCTGTAGCTTTAGATTATAAATTTGACGAAAACAATACCATTTTTGCCAACGCAATTTACAACTGGAGAGATGATCGTGAAAACCGTTTCAGAACAACTTATGATGATATTGAACCTATTTATAATGGTGAAGAAATCACTGGTTTTGAAGGTCGTGTAAAACGTCAGACAAAAGGTGGAGTTGACAATAATCGTAATAAAAACAGAAGATTAGAAGATCAGCGTGTTCAGAATTATTCGATTCGTGGAGAGCATTTAATCAACTCTAAATTAGATTTAGACTGGTCTGCAAATTATGCCAAAGCAAGAGAATATCGTCCTGAAGAACGTTATATCGAATACCGTCAAAAAGGGCTTGAAATGACCGAAGATTTGTCTGATCTTAGATTTCCTTTGATTACAACAACCGGAGAATCTGTAGATAAATTCAAATTTGATTCGGTTACAGAAAACACAGATGAAACAAGCGAAAGTGAATTTGGAGCAAAAGTTAATATCCGTTTTCCTTTTACAATCATTCCTTCTGAAAAAGGAAGATTAAGAACAGGTCTTAGACTTCGTTTGAAAGAAAAAGAAAGAAATAACAGTTTCTATTCTTACGAACCAATCAATGACGATATCGCTTTGTTATCCGGAGTTCCGACAAGTTATTATGATGGAAAAAACTTTAATCCGGGAAGTAAATATGTTCCGGGAACTTTTGCTTCTGCAAATTTCTTAGGAAGTTTAGATTTGAATAATGCTGCATTATTTGATAAAACAGCAGATCCTGCAGAATTTTTAGCAGTAAATTATAATGCCAAAGAAAGCATTTATGCTGCTTATGTAAGATGGGATCAGGATTTTAACGACAAACTATCTATGGTTTTAGGTTTTCGTGTAGAGAATACTCACATAGATTATACCGGAAACAGAGTTTTGGATGAAGAAGAATTAGAAAGCAAAATCAATACTACAAATGCATACACGAATGTATTGCCAAGTATTTCGTTTCAATATAATGCTACAAAAGATTTAGTTTTAAGAGCTGCAGCAACAACTGCATTGGCAAGACCAAACTATTATGCATTGGCTCCTTACGTAAATAATATTGCTGCTGACAAAGAAATCAGCGCCGGAAATCCGGACCTTGATGCAACTTACTCTTACAACTATGATTTCATGGCCGAGAATTATTTCAAATCTGTCGGTTTAATTTCAGGAGGTGTTTTCTACAAAAGATTAAATGATTTCATTTACAATTATAGTGATAATCAATATGATTCAGTAAAATTTGCTGCTGATTTCCCTAACCAAACTAACCCAATTCCGGTTGGCGAAAAATGGTCATTTTTACAATCAAGAAATGGAGATAAAGTTGATGTTTACGGATTTGAAGTTGCATTTCAACGTCAGTTAGATTTCCTTCCTGGGAAATTCCTAAAAGGATTTGGTATCTATTTGAACTACACCTACACTAAATCTAAAGCAAAAGGAATTGCTGACGAAGACGGAAACGAAAGAAATAACATCAGTCTTCCGGGAACAACGCCGCATATGTTTAATGGTTCATTGTCTTGGGAAAACAAACGTTTTTCGGCGAGAGTTTCGACAAACTTCACTTCAGATTATTTAGATGAATTGGGTTCTGAATCTTACAAAGACAGTTATTATGACAAGCAGTTTTTCTTAGATGCAAATGCTTCTTTCAAAATTACTCCAAAACTTCGTCTTTTTGCCGAAGCTAACAACTTAACAAACCAGCCTTTACGTTACTATCAAGGAGTTGAGGCGCATACCAAACAAGCAGAATACTACCAAGCCAGATATAATTTTGGTTTGAAACTTGACTTGTAA
- a CDS encoding BlaI/MecI/CopY family transcriptional regulator, with translation MQLSNSEEQLMEHLWKLEKAFMKDLLEAYPEPKPATTTVATLLKRMIDKKFVAYNEFGNSREYYPLVKKTAYFSKHVNGLISSFFNNSASQFASFFTTETNLSTSELEELKKIIDSEIQKKKK, from the coding sequence TTATCAAACTCAGAAGAACAGTTAATGGAGCATCTTTGGAAGCTTGAAAAAGCTTTTATGAAAGATTTACTCGAAGCATATCCCGAACCAAAACCTGCAACAACAACGGTTGCAACGCTTTTGAAACGAATGATCGATAAGAAATTTGTAGCGTATAATGAATTCGGGAATTCACGGGAATATTATCCGCTGGTTAAAAAAACAGCTTATTTTTCCAAACACGTAAACGGATTAATTAGTAGTTTTTTTAATAATTCGGCATCACAATTTGCTTCTTTTTTTACTACCGAAACTAATTTATCAACTTCGGAATTAGAAGAGCTCAAGAAAATAATCGATTCAGAAATTCAAAAAAAGAAAAAATGA
- a CDS encoding PH domain-containing protein: MKEQFKKFLNEEQDPKAIEKITSKLNDLLMKGEEVGYIAVQKKPAITVFPDSIVLTNKRIIICVPKNLGLSMNFTDYTWDDIAGAFVKENILGSEFSFNTNTDLSISIDYIPKIQARKIYTYAKEQLDLLKNPVTISAPTIEAAQPIDEIAEIEDEIEEVETEEVTNYAEILPATTPYETYEPIQPQAAPAAPTGDRKLSELSKEELFDKLQNYKKLLDNGLIMQGEYDVFKKEILSYM; the protein is encoded by the coding sequence ATGAAAGAACAATTTAAAAAATTTCTGAACGAAGAACAAGATCCAAAAGCGATTGAAAAAATCACTTCGAAACTCAACGATTTATTAATGAAAGGTGAAGAAGTTGGATATATAGCAGTGCAAAAAAAACCTGCAATTACTGTTTTTCCGGATAGCATTGTATTGACCAATAAAAGAATCATTATTTGCGTTCCTAAAAACTTAGGATTATCAATGAATTTTACAGATTACACATGGGATGATATTGCAGGTGCATTTGTAAAAGAAAATATTCTGGGTTCTGAATTCTCATTTAATACCAATACTGATTTATCAATTTCGATTGATTATATTCCGAAAATTCAAGCCAGAAAAATTTATACTTACGCTAAAGAGCAATTAGATTTACTTAAAAATCCAGTTACAATATCAGCTCCAACTATTGAGGCTGCTCAACCAATTGACGAGATAGCTGAGATTGAAGATGAAATCGAAGAAGTTGAAACTGAAGAAGTAACGAATTACGCAGAAATTTTACCTGCTACAACTCCTTACGAAACTTACGAACCAATTCAACCACAAGCAGCTCCGGCGGCTCCAACAGGAGATCGTAAATTGAGTGAATTATCTAAAGAAGAACTTTTTGATAAGTTACAGAATTACAAAAAATTACTGGACAACGGATTAATCATGCAAGGTGAATATGATGTTTTCAAAAAAGAAATATTAAGCTACATGTAA